The Oscillatoria sp. FACHB-1407 genome includes a region encoding these proteins:
- a CDS encoding DUF4870 domain-containing protein, with translation MYDSDKRKLLSSACHGSIFISALLLSAGIPLAILFVSDDPVVKENAKESLNFHFNVWLYGIIFGLLCFVLIGYPLLGILFIVNMVMPVLAIIKCLNNPDDVFRYPFIFRIL, from the coding sequence TTGTATGACTCTGATAAACGCAAATTGCTGTCCTCAGCGTGTCATGGGTCAATTTTTATCAGTGCGTTGTTGCTCTCAGCCGGAATCCCGTTAGCGATTCTGTTTGTCTCAGATGATCCGGTTGTCAAAGAAAATGCCAAAGAATCTCTCAATTTCCACTTCAATGTGTGGCTCTACGGCATTATCTTTGGTTTACTGTGTTTCGTGTTGATTGGTTATCCGCTATTGGGGATCTTGTTTATTGTCAACATGGTCATGCCAGTGCTGGCGATCATCAAGTGCTTAAACAATCCAGATGACGTGTTCCGTTATCCGTTCATCTTCCGAATTCTATAA
- a CDS encoding PEP-CTERM sorting domain-containing protein (PEP-CTERM proteins occur, often in large numbers, in the proteomes of bacteria that also encode an exosortase, a predicted intramembrane cysteine proteinase. The presence of a PEP-CTERM domain at a protein's C-terminus predicts cleavage within the sorting domain, followed by covalent anchoring to some some component of the (usually Gram-negative) cell surface. Many PEP-CTERM proteins exhibit an unusual sequence composition that includes large numbers of potential glycosylation sites. Expression of one such protein has been shown restore the ability of a bacterium to form floc, a type of biofilm.), whose amino-acid sequence MPEPSSILSLLVMGTMGAGFWLKRRQSSDSDES is encoded by the coding sequence GTGCCTGAGCCGTCTTCCATTCTTAGCTTGTTAGTCATGGGAACCATGGGAGCAGGCTTCTGGCTGAAGCGTCGGCAGTCCTCAGACTCGGATGAATCTTAG
- the bchL gene encoding ferredoxin:protochlorophyllide reductase (ATP-dependent) iron-sulfur ATP-binding protein, whose protein sequence is MKLAVYGKGGIGKSTTSCNISVALARRGKKVLQIGCDPKHDSTFTLTGFLIPTIIDTLQSKDYHYEDVWPEDVIYKGYGGVDCVEAGGPPAGAGCGGYVVGETVKLLKELNAFDEYDVILFDVLGDVVCGGFAAPLNYADYCMIVTDNGFDALFAANRIAASVREKARTHPLRLAGLIGNRTSKRDLIEKYIEAVPMPVLEVLPLIEDIRVSRVKGKTLFEMAESDPSLNYVCDYYLNIADQILARPEGVVPNDAPDRDLFSLLSDFYLNPQTPKVAAKDEELDLMMV, encoded by the coding sequence GTGAAACTCGCAGTGTATGGCAAGGGTGGAATCGGCAAATCCACAACAAGCTGCAACATCTCCGTTGCTTTAGCCCGACGTGGCAAAAAAGTATTACAAATCGGTTGTGACCCCAAACACGACAGCACCTTTACGCTGACTGGCTTTTTGATTCCCACGATCATCGACACCCTCCAATCTAAGGACTATCACTACGAAGATGTGTGGCCCGAAGATGTAATCTACAAAGGCTATGGTGGCGTGGACTGCGTTGAGGCAGGTGGCCCTCCGGCAGGTGCAGGTTGTGGCGGTTATGTGGTGGGTGAAACCGTCAAACTGCTGAAGGAACTCAACGCCTTTGATGAATATGACGTAATCCTGTTTGACGTATTGGGTGACGTGGTGTGCGGTGGGTTTGCGGCTCCCCTCAACTATGCCGACTACTGCATGATCGTCACGGATAACGGGTTTGACGCTTTATTCGCGGCAAATCGCATTGCGGCTTCCGTTCGGGAGAAAGCCCGCACCCATCCTTTGCGCTTGGCAGGGTTGATCGGCAATCGCACCTCAAAGCGCGACCTGATCGAGAAATACATCGAAGCCGTACCCATGCCCGTCTTGGAAGTATTGCCTTTGATCGAAGACATTCGTGTCTCACGAGTGAAGGGTAAGACTCTATTTGAGATGGCAGAGTCCGATCCCTCACTGAACTACGTCTGCGACTATTACCTCAATATTGCGGATCAGATTCTGGCTCGTCCTGAGGGCGTTGTTCCCAATGATGCGCCCGATCGCGACTTGTTCTCATTGCTGTCTGACTTCTATCTCAATCCACAAACACCAAAAGTTGCTGCAAAAGATGAGGAATTAGATCTGATGATGGTTTAG
- a CDS encoding DUF5331 domain-containing protein → MNIEHLRRSLKASWLNYYRENRSWLVRLGVWVNCDGQRRPSSSFILATLSTLEPQLTQLLPLIVDLSSNPDRIVVALGLNFSPDEELETLGEVEGNNVRLLPGGERAFRDSRNGTLIEEKKPSASRLPVAIDESCQGVRNEEGVRIRDT, encoded by the coding sequence ATGAACATTGAGCATCTCCGCCGATCGCTAAAAGCCTCCTGGTTAAACTACTACCGTGAAAATCGATCCTGGCTCGTTCGCCTGGGAGTCTGGGTCAACTGCGATGGGCAACGGCGTCCCTCCTCCAGTTTTATCCTGGCAACTCTCTCGACTCTGGAACCTCAACTGACTCAGCTTCTACCGTTGATCGTGGATCTCAGCAGCAATCCCGATCGCATCGTTGTAGCTCTGGGGTTGAACTTCAGCCCAGATGAGGAGCTAGAAACATTGGGTGAGGTCGAAGGTAACAATGTCAGACTATTACCCGGTGGAGAGCGAGCGTTTCGCGACTCCCGCAACGGAACGCTCATCGAAGAAAAAAAGCCCTCTGCTAGTCGTTTGCCCGTCGCCATTGATGAGTCCTGCCAGGGAGTCAGAAATGAGGAGGGCGTGAGAATTAGAGACACTTAA
- a CDS encoding FAD-binding oxidoreductase: protein MSAIAHQLESIVGSGAVQRWEEIEPTTQARFLSAVQPNTQIECVVYPQTQEELAEVVGAADRDRQRLLICGSGSKLAWGGLASDVKLVVSTARLNRLIDHAVGDLTVTAESGVPLADLQAKLAEANQFLAIDPLYSEQATLGGIVATADTGALRHRYGGIRDMLIGISIVRSDGQRAKAGGRVVKNVAGYDLMKLFTGSYGTLGIISQVTFRVYPLPESSRTVVLTGSATAIAQATQTLVASALTPTSVELVSPHLSQTLGFKAAIALVVRFQSLAVSVEKQAEQLLRVGEALGLEAIAVDDAHQQTLWEALRKPMEPEIHEPAIVVKLGVLPNQAVSLLDKLSSLIPEGACAIHAGSGLGMFRGDRESLPVLPTLRQLCEAHQGFLTVLNAPTDFKRQFDLWGYTGNALSLMQQLKCQFDPHQLLNPQRFVSGI, encoded by the coding sequence ATGAGTGCGATCGCCCATCAGCTAGAGAGTATTGTCGGTTCAGGGGCAGTTCAACGCTGGGAAGAAATCGAGCCAACGACACAAGCCCGCTTCTTATCGGCGGTGCAACCTAACACTCAGATCGAATGCGTCGTATATCCCCAAACGCAGGAGGAATTGGCAGAAGTGGTTGGTGCTGCTGATCGCGATCGCCAACGCCTATTGATTTGTGGCAGTGGCAGCAAACTCGCCTGGGGTGGGTTAGCCAGTGATGTCAAGTTAGTCGTCAGTACGGCACGGCTAAATCGTCTGATCGACCATGCGGTCGGTGACCTGACCGTCACTGCCGAATCAGGAGTTCCGTTGGCTGATCTGCAAGCGAAACTGGCGGAAGCGAATCAATTTTTGGCGATCGACCCACTGTATTCTGAACAAGCCACACTGGGAGGCATCGTCGCAACCGCTGATACTGGAGCATTGCGCCATCGTTATGGCGGCATCCGCGATATGCTGATCGGCATCTCTATCGTGCGATCGGATGGACAACGGGCTAAAGCCGGGGGACGAGTTGTCAAGAATGTGGCGGGTTACGACTTGATGAAGCTGTTTACGGGCTCCTACGGCACGTTGGGCATCATCAGTCAGGTGACATTTCGCGTGTATCCATTGCCCGAAAGCTCTCGTACTGTGGTTTTGACAGGTTCTGCAACGGCGATCGCTCAAGCGACTCAAACCCTTGTAGCCTCTGCCCTGACTCCAACCTCTGTAGAGTTAGTGTCACCTCACCTGAGTCAGACGCTTGGGTTTAAGGCGGCGATCGCTCTCGTAGTGCGCTTTCAGAGCTTAGCAGTGAGTGTCGAAAAGCAGGCAGAGCAACTGTTGCGAGTCGGTGAGGCTTTAGGGTTAGAGGCGATCGCGGTAGATGACGCTCATCAACAAACTCTCTGGGAAGCATTGCGAAAACCAATGGAGCCAGAGATCCATGAACCTGCAATTGTTGTCAAACTGGGAGTATTGCCCAATCAAGCCGTCAGTCTCCTCGATAAACTGAGTAGTCTGATCCCAGAAGGGGCTTGCGCCATCCATGCGGGTAGCGGGTTAGGCATGTTTCGGGGCGATCGCGAATCCCTCCCAGTCCTGCCCACTTTGCGACAACTGTGTGAAGCCCATCAAGGATTTCTCACCGTTTTGAACGCACCCACCGATTTCAAACGACAGTTTGATTTGTGGGGGTACACCGGAAACGCGCTTTCCTTGATGCAACAACTCAAATGTCAGTTTGATCCACATCAACTGCTCAACCCACAACGGTTTGTTAGTGGTATTTGA
- the cphA gene encoding cyanophycin synthetase has translation MKILKTQTLRGPNYWSIRHHKVVVMRLDLEDLAERPSNQIPGFYEGLVEVLPSLVEHYCSPGCRGGFLSRVQEGTMMGHIAEHVALELQTLAGMTVGFGRTRETSTPGVYQVVIEYQDEQAGRYAARAAVRLCQSIVDTGHYPLNELEQDLKDLREFAVDAALGPSTENIIKAAELRGIPWMPLSTRALIQLGHGAYQKRIQASLTSSTGILGVELASDKEGTKRLLRDAGVPVPRGTVIYYLDELEQAIDDVGGFPIVIKPLDGNHGRGITINITSWDLAEEAYDAAKAESRTKAVIVERYYTGQDHRILVVNGKVVAVAERVPAHVIGDGKSTISQLIDETNQDPRRGEGHDNVLTQIELDRTSFQLLERQSYTLDTVLPIGQICYLKATANLSTGGIAVDRTDDIHPENIWIAERVAKIIGLDIAGLDVVTSDISRPLRETDGVIVEVNAAPGLRMHFCPSEGIPRNVGEAIVDMLFPPGAPTRVPIVAITGTNGKTTTTRLIAHIFRQTRQVVGYTTTDGIYIGDYLVERGDTTGPQSAQVILQDPTVEVAVLETARGGILRSGLGFTQCDVGVVLNVAADHLGIGDIDTVEELAHLKSVVVESARPNGYAILNADDPLVVAMAKRVKAQIAYFSMNPDNEVVRTHAHQGGLAAVYENGYLSILKGDWTLRIEQAVNLPLTMGGRAPFMIANALAASLAAFAQGIRIEDIRTALNTFQASVNQTPGRMNLFNLGNYHALVDYAHNPHSYEALGAFIRNWQGEHIGVVGGPGDRRDEDFITLGRLSAAIFDRIVVKEDNDTRGRTRGEAAELIVRGIQQIQPNLRYEVILDETTAVNTALDSAPQGSLVVILPESVDRAISLINARRPIAEAVTTPSVSAPLNGTEEAVEPLQNGFQTIEVESEEYVQSGG, from the coding sequence ATGAAAATCCTCAAGACCCAAACGCTGCGAGGTCCTAACTACTGGAGCATCCGCCATCATAAGGTTGTCGTGATGCGTCTAGATTTGGAAGACCTGGCAGAGCGTCCGTCAAATCAGATTCCCGGTTTTTATGAAGGTCTAGTCGAAGTATTACCCAGCTTAGTAGAGCACTATTGTTCACCGGGTTGTCGGGGTGGTTTCCTCAGCCGAGTGCAAGAGGGAACAATGATGGGGCACATTGCTGAGCATGTCGCTTTAGAGTTGCAGACACTAGCCGGAATGACCGTTGGGTTTGGGCGCACCCGTGAAACCTCCACTCCGGGTGTTTACCAGGTAGTGATTGAATACCAGGATGAACAGGCTGGACGCTATGCGGCTAGAGCTGCCGTTCGGTTATGTCAGAGCATTGTTGACACGGGTCACTATCCCCTTAATGAACTGGAACAAGACCTCAAAGACCTGCGTGAATTTGCAGTTGATGCAGCCCTTGGACCCAGCACCGAAAATATCATCAAAGCAGCAGAGCTACGGGGAATTCCGTGGATGCCGTTAAGCACCCGTGCTTTGATTCAACTGGGGCATGGAGCGTATCAAAAACGGATTCAAGCCAGCTTGACCAGCTCCACAGGTATTTTAGGAGTTGAGCTGGCCAGCGACAAAGAGGGAACCAAACGTCTGTTGCGCGACGCAGGGGTTCCGGTTCCCAGAGGCACTGTTATTTACTATTTGGATGAGCTAGAGCAAGCCATTGACGATGTTGGGGGTTTCCCCATTGTGATCAAGCCACTAGATGGTAACCATGGACGGGGAATTACCATCAACATCACCTCGTGGGATCTGGCGGAAGAAGCCTACGACGCCGCGAAGGCAGAGTCACGCACCAAAGCCGTTATCGTAGAACGGTATTACACCGGGCAGGATCATCGCATTTTAGTCGTCAATGGCAAAGTCGTTGCTGTAGCAGAGCGCGTACCCGCCCATGTGATTGGCGATGGCAAATCCACGATTTCTCAGTTGATTGACGAAACCAACCAAGATCCCCGTCGTGGTGAAGGTCACGATAATGTGCTGACCCAGATCGAACTCGATCGCACCAGTTTCCAGTTGTTGGAGCGACAGAGCTACACCCTCGATACCGTGTTACCGATTGGGCAGATTTGCTATCTCAAGGCAACAGCTAACCTGAGTACCGGGGGCATCGCCGTCGATCGCACCGATGACATTCACCCAGAAAATATCTGGATTGCGGAACGAGTCGCCAAGATCATCGGACTCGACATTGCTGGGTTGGATGTGGTCACCTCCGATATTTCTCGCCCATTACGAGAAACCGATGGTGTGATCGTCGAGGTCAATGCGGCTCCGGGCTTACGGATGCACTTTTGCCCCAGTGAGGGTATCCCGCGCAATGTGGGAGAGGCGATCGTGGATATGCTGTTTCCGCCCGGTGCGCCAACCCGTGTACCCATCGTTGCGATCACGGGTACCAATGGCAAAACGACAACCACTCGTCTGATTGCCCACATCTTCCGACAAACCCGTCAAGTGGTTGGCTACACCACGACCGATGGCATCTATATTGGCGATTATCTGGTGGAACGGGGCGATACAACTGGACCTCAAAGTGCTCAGGTGATTCTGCAAGACCCCACCGTTGAAGTGGCTGTGCTAGAGACGGCACGAGGGGGCATTTTGCGATCGGGCTTAGGGTTTACCCAATGCGATGTTGGGGTCGTCTTGAATGTTGCCGCTGATCATTTAGGCATTGGGGACATTGACACTGTTGAAGAGCTAGCCCACCTCAAGAGTGTTGTAGTAGAGTCGGCTCGTCCCAATGGATACGCCATTCTGAATGCGGATGATCCCCTGGTGGTGGCAATGGCAAAGCGAGTCAAGGCTCAGATCGCCTACTTCTCAATGAACCCTGACAATGAGGTTGTCCGAACCCACGCTCACCAGGGCGGATTGGCAGCAGTCTATGAGAACGGCTACCTGTCGATTTTGAAAGGGGATTGGACCCTGCGGATCGAACAAGCCGTGAATCTGCCCCTCACGATGGGTGGACGGGCTCCCTTTATGATCGCCAATGCGCTAGCAGCCAGTCTGGCAGCGTTTGCTCAGGGCATTCGCATCGAAGATATTCGCACTGCCCTCAACACCTTCCAGGCATCGGTGAATCAAACCCCTGGTCGCATGAATCTGTTCAATTTGGGCAACTATCACGCACTGGTGGATTATGCCCACAATCCCCACAGTTACGAAGCGTTAGGCGCGTTCATTCGCAACTGGCAGGGTGAACACATTGGAGTCGTTGGAGGACCGGGCGATCGCCGTGATGAAGATTTCATTACGCTTGGTCGGCTCTCAGCGGCAATTTTCGATCGCATCGTGGTTAAAGAAGACAACGATACCCGTGGACGAACTCGTGGTGAAGCCGCAGAATTAATTGTCCGGGGCATTCAGCAGATTCAACCCAATTTGCGGTATGAAGTGATTCTGGATGAGACAACGGCAGTCAACACAGCGTTAGATAGTGCCCCTCAAGGTAGTCTGGTTGTGATCTTGCCGGAGTCTGTCGATCGCGCCATTAGCCTGATCAATGCTCGCCGCCCCATTGCCGAAGCTGTAACGACTCCATCTGTCTCTGCTCCCCTCAATGGGACAGAGGAGGCAGTAGAACCGTTGCAAAATGGCTTTCAGACAATCGAGGTGGAGTCTGAGGAGTACGTTCAGTCCGGTGGTTAA
- a CDS encoding YkvA family protein, whose translation MADSSHYSEKGFWEKLKRFATQAGRDVVEKVLMLYYAAQRPETPLWAKTVIYSALAYFILPTDAIPDFTPFIGYADDLGTVAAALVTVAMCITPDVKQSARQKLQDWFGEDVPEAAENRGPQSSDTIRVISID comes from the coding sequence ATGGCAGATTCATCACATTATTCCGAGAAGGGGTTTTGGGAAAAATTGAAGCGGTTTGCAACTCAAGCAGGCAGAGATGTGGTTGAGAAAGTCTTGATGCTGTATTATGCGGCTCAACGACCAGAAACTCCACTTTGGGCTAAAACGGTTATTTATTCTGCATTGGCCTACTTCATCTTACCGACAGACGCGATCCCAGATTTCACACCTTTTATTGGATATGCTGATGACCTGGGCACGGTAGCAGCGGCATTAGTGACGGTAGCTATGTGCATCACACCAGACGTAAAACAGTCAGCTAGACAAAAGTTGCAGGATTGGTTTGGAGAAGATGTGCCTGAAGCCGCCGAGAACCGTGGCCCTCAAAGCAGTGATACGATTCGGGTAATCTCGATCGATTAA
- a CDS encoding ferredoxin:protochlorophyllide reductase (ATP-dependent) subunit N, whose translation MTLANPEPQALNFECETGNYHTFCPISCVAWLYQKIEDSFFLVIGTKTCGYFLQNAMGVMIFAEPRYAMAELEEGDISAQLNDYEELKRLCTQIKRDRNPSVIVWIGTCTTEIIKMDLEGLAPKLESEIGIPIVVARANGLDYAFTQGEDTVLAAMAQRCPDKAPEAEKEDRNAIAKLLNFGRKKEEVAAEESEYVNHPPLVLFGSLPDPVVTQLTLELKKHGIKVSGWLPAKRYTELPVLEEGYYVCGVNPFLSRTATTLMRRRKCKLIGAPFPIGPDGTRAWIEKICSVFGITPKGLEEREAQIWNSLEDYIQLIRGKSVFFMGDNLLEISLARFLIRCGMTVPEIGIPYMDKRYQAAELALLEKTCNEMGVILPRIVEKPDNYNQIQRIKELSPDLVITGMAHANPLEARGINTKWSVEFTFAQIHGFTNARDILELVTRPLRRNNNLKDLGWDKLVREEANV comes from the coding sequence ATGACTCTGGCAAATCCTGAACCTCAAGCTTTAAATTTTGAGTGCGAAACTGGCAACTATCACACTTTCTGCCCCATTAGTTGCGTCGCATGGTTGTATCAAAAAATTGAAGATAGTTTCTTCTTGGTCATTGGCACAAAGACCTGCGGTTATTTTCTGCAAAACGCGATGGGCGTGATGATTTTTGCAGAACCCCGTTACGCCATGGCAGAACTCGAAGAAGGCGATATTTCAGCCCAACTCAACGACTATGAAGAGCTGAAACGGTTGTGTACGCAGATTAAGCGCGACCGCAACCCCAGTGTGATTGTCTGGATTGGCACCTGCACCACCGAAATCATCAAAATGGATCTGGAGGGCTTGGCTCCCAAACTCGAATCGGAGATCGGCATTCCCATTGTGGTTGCTCGCGCCAATGGTTTGGACTACGCCTTTACCCAGGGCGAAGACACCGTGTTAGCCGCAATGGCGCAGCGTTGCCCCGACAAAGCTCCAGAAGCCGAAAAAGAAGACAGAAATGCGATCGCTAAGTTGCTCAACTTTGGACGCAAAAAAGAAGAGGTTGCCGCCGAAGAGTCAGAGTATGTCAACCATCCGCCTCTAGTATTGTTTGGCTCTCTGCCCGATCCCGTTGTCACTCAATTGACGTTGGAACTGAAAAAACATGGCATTAAGGTATCGGGTTGGTTACCGGCCAAACGTTACACCGAGCTACCTGTGCTGGAAGAGGGTTATTACGTCTGTGGCGTGAATCCCTTCCTCTCGCGCACTGCCACGACCCTAATGCGCCGCCGCAAGTGCAAGCTAATTGGCGCACCCTTCCCCATTGGTCCCGATGGGACTCGCGCCTGGATTGAGAAAATCTGCTCCGTTTTTGGCATCACTCCCAAAGGGTTAGAAGAACGCGAAGCCCAAATCTGGAACAGCCTGGAAGACTACATCCAGTTAATTCGCGGCAAGTCTGTCTTTTTCATGGGCGACAACCTGCTAGAAATCTCCCTGGCACGCTTCCTGATTCGTTGTGGCATGACGGTTCCCGAAATCGGCATTCCCTACATGGACAAACGCTATCAAGCCGCAGAGCTTGCCTTGCTGGAGAAAACCTGCAACGAAATGGGCGTAATCCTACCGAGAATTGTTGAGAAGCCAGATAACTACAACCAAATTCAGCGCATCAAGGAACTCAGCCCTGATCTCGTCATCACAGGTATGGCTCACGCTAACCCCCTGGAAGCTCGTGGCATCAATACCAAGTGGTCAGTTGAGTTTACCTTTGCCCAGATTCATGGATTCACTAATGCGCGTGACATTCTAGAACTGGTCACTCGTCCGCTACGTCGCAATAACAATCTTAAAGACTTAGGTTGGGACAAATTAGTGCGTGAAGAAGCCAATGTTTGA
- a CDS encoding MSMEG_0570 family nitrogen starvation response protein produces the protein MPEIRFQVQWPDGSKETCYSPSLIVKEYFTPGSEYDLEDFVVRSRTALNIASDRVLAKYGMPCGLALGQLRQIEETATRFQALEHPKVQVLQFIE, from the coding sequence ATGCCTGAGATTCGTTTTCAAGTTCAGTGGCCCGATGGTTCCAAAGAGACGTGTTATTCGCCTTCATTGATTGTTAAGGAGTACTTTACCCCCGGAAGTGAGTACGATCTAGAAGATTTTGTTGTGCGATCGCGCACTGCCCTCAATATTGCTAGCGATCGCGTCTTAGCCAAATATGGAATGCCCTGTGGTTTGGCATTGGGGCAACTCCGCCAAATTGAGGAAACTGCAACTCGGTTTCAGGCTCTAGAACATCCCAAAGTTCAGGTTCTGCAATTTATTGAGTAA
- a CDS encoding (Fe-S)-binding protein gives MTALEPTPTFDAKYPPEPKLIDACVHCGFCLSTCPSYRVIGKETDSPRGRIYLMDGVNEGEIPLSPAVVQHFDSCLGCLACVTTCPSGVQYDQLIAATRPQIERNHTRPLGDRLFRQLIFSLFPHPDRLRMLLIPLFVYQKLGFQAVMRSIGLLPKISPRLAAMESLLPPVTAKSFQDNIPDVIPAQGKKRYRVGMILGCVQRLFFSEVNEATVRVLTANGCEVVVPKSQGCCAALPQHQGQEAQAQALARQMIDSFENTNVDAIIINAAGCGHTLKEYGHILQDDPTYREKAKAFASKVKDIQEFLGAIGLTASLSPLQDEPLTLVYQDACHLLHGQKISLQPRQLLRQIPGVTVREPVDAALCCGSAGVYNMLQPEVAEELGQQKVDNLLNTGATLIASSNPGCSLQIQKHLEQQGKTVPVIHPIRLLDYAIRGVKLK, from the coding sequence ATGACCGCTCTCGAACCGACTCCCACTTTTGATGCCAAATATCCCCCAGAGCCAAAGCTGATTGATGCCTGTGTTCACTGTGGCTTTTGTTTGTCTACCTGCCCCAGCTATCGGGTGATTGGTAAGGAAACCGATTCGCCTAGAGGCAGAATCTATTTAATGGATGGTGTCAACGAAGGAGAGATTCCCCTATCACCTGCGGTGGTTCAGCATTTTGACTCCTGCCTGGGATGTCTGGCTTGCGTCACCACCTGCCCCTCTGGAGTGCAATACGACCAACTCATTGCTGCAACCCGTCCTCAAATTGAGCGAAATCACACTCGACCGCTGGGCGATCGCCTGTTTCGTCAACTGATCTTCTCGCTTTTTCCCCATCCCGATCGCCTGCGGATGTTGCTGATTCCCCTGTTTGTCTACCAAAAATTGGGGTTTCAAGCGGTTATGCGTTCCATTGGGTTGTTGCCAAAAATTTCCCCGCGTCTCGCTGCGATGGAATCCCTGCTGCCACCTGTAACTGCAAAATCATTTCAGGACAACATCCCCGATGTGATTCCTGCCCAGGGCAAAAAGCGGTATCGAGTTGGCATGATTTTAGGTTGTGTGCAACGGTTGTTTTTCTCAGAAGTGAATGAGGCGACCGTTCGCGTACTCACGGCTAATGGCTGTGAGGTGGTCGTTCCGAAGTCGCAGGGATGCTGTGCGGCGTTGCCCCAACATCAAGGACAGGAGGCACAGGCACAGGCGTTAGCACGACAGATGATCGACAGTTTTGAGAACACCAATGTCGATGCCATCATCATCAATGCGGCGGGTTGTGGTCACACCTTAAAGGAATACGGGCACATTTTGCAGGATGACCCCACCTATCGGGAGAAAGCCAAAGCATTTGCCAGCAAAGTGAAGGATATTCAAGAATTTTTGGGGGCGATCGGCTTGACGGCTTCCCTATCTCCTCTACAAGATGAACCGTTGACGCTGGTCTATCAGGATGCTTGCCACCTGTTACATGGACAAAAGATCAGTTTGCAACCGCGTCAACTGTTGCGGCAAATTCCGGGAGTAACGGTGCGAGAACCCGTTGATGCGGCGTTGTGTTGTGGCAGTGCGGGGGTTTACAACATGCTGCAACCCGAAGTTGCCGAGGAACTGGGTCAGCAGAAGGTAGACAACCTGTTGAATACGGGGGCGACGTTGATTGCATCCTCCAATCCAGGCTGCTCCTTGCAGATTCAGAAACATCTGGAGCAACAGGGTAAAACCGTTCCGGTTATCCATCCGATTCGATTACTGGATTACGCCATTCGTGGTGTGAAGCTCAAATAA